One window from the genome of Nicotiana tomentosiformis chromosome 5, ASM39032v3, whole genome shotgun sequence encodes:
- the LOC104118873 gene encoding protein SENSITIVITY TO RED LIGHT REDUCED 1-like, whose amino-acid sequence MNCGENKESNVDFHIQDEAERLLNEIELMIKNVEDSELYAGMRFELERNETIQNHLFRLLGSHSHVQVVIYALGSMEYSFHSQFQLAVVLLLKRDFSNWIGNIEVYDPGFSSADIIVLKELGFEILNIDENCKRQVQRPTMFYMPVPSYCLIGNLLGANWSSSCINQIFLLTNSFRDALTTISPCSLNRETVQRLERIIPFTTEVDIKTSYAEIYTNVFSKFAWHFFDVDPIIDMETSLPVTEIIVYKRNDKEDCSWLDMQRYLEENILEDMQIDISSEGWAQFFGEYRRPRRLRCNSVPPPPGWIKLNIYGIGKAGDQQGRYSGVFQDETGMLLGSYSGTIHVEENAIAGLEALREGLVKCVEGNPNAQKLIVESDNVILVQYVNGHPEPNEMTMCRLKEIFDLLERITCAVYHVYEEANEAARDLALRDERHNCA is encoded by the exons ATGAATTGCGGTGAGAATAAGGAGTCCAATGTTGATTTTCACATACAAGATGAGGCAGAGAGGCTGCTTAATGAGATTGAACTGATGATAAAGAATGTTGAGGACTCTGAATTGTATGCTGGAATGCGTTTCGAGCTCGAACGGAATGAAACAATTCAAAATCATTTGTTTCGCCTTTTAGGCTCCCATTCACATGTGCAGGTGGTAATCTATGCTTTGGGAAGCATGGAATACAGTTTTCATTCACAGTTTCAGCTTGCCGTAGTTCTCCTACTAAAACGAGATTTTTCCAATTGGATTGGCAATATAGAAGTGTACGATCCTGGCTTTTCTTCAGCTGATATCATAGTTTTGAAGGAACTGGGTTTTGAGATTTTGAACATTGATGAAAATTGTAAGAGGCAAGTTCAGAGACCAACAATGTTCTACATGCCTGTTCCTAGTTATTGTCTTATAGGCAACCTGCTGGGAGCGAACTGGTCTTCGTCTTGTATTAACCAGATTTTTCTGCTGACAAACTCATTTCGTGATGCGTTGACCACTATTTCACCATGTAGTTTGAATAGAGAAACAGTGCAACGCCTGGAGAGAATTATCCCCTTCACAACAGAGGTTGACATAAAAACTAGCTATGCAGAGATCTATACTAACGTGTTCTCAAAATTTGCCTGGCATTTCTTTGATGTGGATCCCATCATTGACATGGAAACTTCACTGCCTG TGACTGAAATTATAGTATATAAAAGGAATGACAAAGAAGATTGTTCTTGGTTGGATATGCAAAG GTATcttgaagaaaatattttggaagaTATGCAAATCGATATAAGCAGTGAGGGATGGGCGCAATTTTTTGGTGAATATCGCAGGCCTCGTCGTTTAAGATGCAACTCCGTTCCTCCCCCTCCAGGTTGGATTAAGCTAAACATCTATGGGATTGGTAAAGCTGGTGATCAGCAAGGACGATATAGTGGCGTCTTCCAAGATGAAACTGGAATGCTTTTAGGCAGCTACAGTGGTACCATTCATGTTGAAGAAAATGCGATTGCTGGACTGGAGGCCTTGAGGGAGGGGTTAgtcaaatgcgtggaaggaaatCCGAATGCACAGAAGTTGATTGTGGAGTCGGATAATGTTATACTTGTCCAATATGTTAATGGTCACCCTGAGCCAAATGAAATGACTATGTGCAGGTTGAAAGAAATTTTTGACTTGCTGGAGCGTATAACTTGTGCAGTTTACCATGTCTATGAAGAAGCCAATGAAGCTGCTAGAGACTTGGCTCTGAGAGATGAACGTCACAATTGTGCATAG
- the LOC104118874 gene encoding uncharacterized protein: protein MNHGENMESNIDYHIQDEAERLLKEIDLMTKNVENSKLYAELCFDLEQNETIQQHLFRHLGSHSRIQLVIYSLGSMEYSFHSQFQLAIVLLLKRDFSNLIGNIEVYDPAMSPADIIVFKELGFEVLTIDENCKRQVQKPTMFYMPYPNYNLIGNLLGANWSSSCINQIFLLTNSFRSTLNVIRQCDFSGETVQRLERILGFTTEIDIQTSYDMMYISLFSVFAWHFFDVDPNVDMETSLPVTEITEYKRDVKLGRSWLDMQRCLEENLLEYMQSDMTSEEFAQILGEHRGPRHLRCNSVPPPPGWIKLNIYGIGTKGDQPGRYSGAFQDETGMCLGKYSGTIHVDDNVIAGLEALRQGLIRCTEGKPNAKKLIVESDNFILVQFVNRRPEPKEITMCRLKEIFGLMERITCAIYHVYEEANEAARDLALMRDERDNRA from the exons ATGAATCACGGTGAGAATATGGAGTCCAATATTGATTATCACATACAAGATGAGGCGGAAAGGCTGCTTAAAGAGATTGACCTGATGACGAAGAATGTTGAGAACTCTAAATTATATGCTGAATTGTGCTTCGATCTCGAACAGAATGAAACAATTCAACAACATCTGTTTCGCCATTTAGGCTCCCATTCACGCATTCAGCTGGTAATCTATTCTTTGGGAAGCATGGAATACAGTTTTCATTCACAGTTTCAGCTTGCCATAGTTCTCCTACTAAAACGAGATTTTTCCAATCTGATTGGCAATATAGAAGTATATGATCCTGCAATGTCTCCCGCTGATATCATAGTTTTCAAGGAACTCGGTTTTGAGGTTCTAACCATTGATGAAAACTGTAAGAGGCAAGTCCAGAAACCAACAATGTTCTACATGCCTTATCCTAATTATAATCTTATCGGCAACCTGCTAGGAGCAAACTGGTCTTCGTCTTGTATCAACCAGATTTTTCTACTGACAAACTCATTTCGCAGTACGTTGAACGTTATTCGACAGTGTGATTTTAGTGGAGAAACTGTGCAACGTCTAGAGAGAATTCTCGGGTTCACAACAGAAATTGACATACAAACTAGCTATGACATGATGTATATTAGTTTGTTCTCAGTATTTGCTTGGCATTTCTTTGATGTGGATCCCAACGTTGACATGGAAACTTCACTGCCTG TGACTGAAATTACAGAATATAAAAGAGATGTCAAACTGGGACGTTCTTGGTTGGATATGCAAAG GTGTCTTGAAGAAAATCTTTTGGAATATATGCAAAGTGATATGACTAGTGAGGAATTTGCGCAAATTCTTGGTGAACATCGTGGGCCTCGTCATTTAAGATGCAACTCAGTTCCTCCTCCTCCTGGTTGGATTAAGCTAAACATCTATGGAATTGGTACAAAGGGTGATCAGCCAGGACGATATAGTGGCGCCTTTCAAGATGAAACTGGAATGTGTTTAGGTAAGTATAGTGGTACCATTCATGTTGACGACAATGTGATTGCTGGACTGGAGGCCTTGAGGCAGGGGTTGATCAGATGCACGGAAGGAAAGCCGAATGCAAAAAAGTTGATTGTGGAGTCCGATAATTTTATACTTGTCCAATTTGTTAATCGTCGCCCTGAGCCAAAAGAAATAACCATGTGCAGGTTGAAAGAAATTTTTGGTTTGATGGAGCGTATAACTTGTGCAATTTACCATGTGTATGAAGAAGCCAATGAAGCTGCTAGAGACTTGGCTCTGATGAGAGATGAACGTGATAATCGTGCATAG